Proteins from a genomic interval of Synergistaceae bacterium:
- a CDS encoding helix-turn-helix domain-containing protein: MPRWTDKNRNPLGKLRSGAGLSQAEVSVKLGIGIHSVVRYESGISDLTIRLAEQMSALYGVPFEEIRKAVAETERPKSKHKNRILNKSDREEEPA; the protein is encoded by the coding sequence GTGCCGAGATGGACAGATAAAAATCGTAACCCCTTGGGAAAACTGCGTTCTGGAGCAGGTTTATCGCAAGCAGAGGTGTCTGTGAAACTAGGGATTGGAATACATTCAGTAGTAAGGTATGAATCAGGGATTAGTGATCTAACAATACGGCTTGCCGAACAAATGTCGGCGCTTTATGGTGTTCCTTTTGAGGAAATACGAAAGGCCGTTGCAGAAACTGAGAGGCCAAAAAGCAAACACAAGAATCGAATCTTGAACAAAAGCGACAGAGAAGAGGAGCCAGCATGA